From Pseudomonadota bacterium:
GGCCTGGGCAGCTTCGTCCAGGATGCGAAGGGACCAGTCCGGTAGCTGCGGATGCAGCTGGTAGAAGACCCATTGACCCTGACGCCGATCGAGGAGCAGCCCGCAGTTGCGCAGCTGAGCCAGGTGGCGCGACACCTTCGACTGGTTCTCATCGAGGGCGACGACCAGCTCGCACACGCAGAGTTCACCGTGGGTGTGCGCGAGGAGCATCGAGGCGAGGCGTACCTGCTCTGCGAGGCACGAGAAGAACTGCTGGGGCTTGAGCATGACGCGCCTGCGAAGGCTTAAGGGGCGGCCATTAGTACATAGATATGTGGATATCCGCAATTACAGTTATGTGTCACGTGCGACCCCCCCCTGACCAGTCGGGCAGAGCGCACCCTGTACTGCGCCCAGTTGGGCGTGAGACTAGGCGTCGCAGCGACCGCCTGCGCCTGTGAAGCGTGCCTCGAACCAGTCCACCAGGGTGGTGAGCACCTGCTGGTGTACGGCACCGGCCTCGTCTCCCGGAGCGCCCAGGGAGTGATCAACCCCGGGAATGGTGACGATCGTGACATCCGCCTGGCTACGGGTGGCTGCGCGCAGTAGGGGCACGTTGACCTTGGGAGGCACAATCGGATCGAGGGCGCCGAAGATGGCGAGTGCGGGGATGTCCAGGGCCGGCCACGGCGGGATCCCGAAATCCGGGCGACGGCGGAAGTAGTCGAGATCCGCGTCGTCCAGCGACTCGGGGATCAGGGCATGCTCGGCCCAACGGGCTTGCCGTGCCAGCCCATTGATCGCTTCGAAAGCGCTCCAGGGCGCATCGCTTTGGGCCAGCACTACCGTTTGCTTTTGGTAGGCGAAGGCCTCGCTGAATTCCGCGGCGGAGTAGCCCTCGTCCGCCTGCTCCATGAAGGCCACGGTAACGTGCCCCTGCTGATCGTCGAGGGACTCTGCCGGTGCCACCAGGGTCACGAGGAACGCGACGTCGTCGCGTCGGGCGGCCACGGTGGGCGCCACCCAGCCGCCGGCGCTGTTGGCGAAGAGGCCGGCACAGCCTAGATCGCCCATCGTGCTGAGGAAATCGAGAGCGCCATCGACATCTTCGAAGCGCTCCTGACTGGTGAAGGTGGGTGCGCGTAGCGTCGAATCGCCAGTGCCGCGAGAGTCGAAGACGAGGGCGGCGACACCATGGCTCGCGAGCAGCTCGCCCCAATGCAGCATCTCGCCGCGCTCGCCATTACCGCGGCCCGTGACCATCACCGCCACGGCGGGGGTCGACTTGTTCAGTGGCCGCAGCAACACGCCGGCGAGGCGATCGACCCCGGCGGTGAACGCGACAGCCTCCTCCGTGTAGGTGTCCTGCCCGACATCGCCGGCAGTGGGCTCAGGTAGAGCGCCTTGCAAGCGCGGCACCACGACGACGATAAACGCGACGATGAGCGCGAACCACCCGATGAGCGCAGCCGCGTAGGCGCGCCACACCACGGGCGGACGATAGAGCGATCCAACCGCCCTTTCGGTGTTGAGAAACGCCGGGCTGGTCAGCGCACGAATGCTCGACGCCACCGTCAGCGTCACGACGAAGCCGATCACGTTCCACCACATCCAGAAGATCTCCGGATGGCCACGCCAGAGGTAGAGGTTGACTCCGACACCGACCAGCAAACCGACATTGGCGCCGATGGGGCTACGCTGTCGTCTGAGGATGGCCAGCAGAAACACCGCCAGTACGGGACCGAACAGCGCGGACCCCACCTTGTTGATCGCCTCGATCACCGTGGGCGCGATCGCGCCGGCAAACAGGGACAGAGCGAGGATCAGCAAGCCCCACACCACGGAGATGATCCGCGCCCAACGCACCGTATGGCCTTCATCACGCGGCTGAATGCCCAGCGTGTTGAGGTCTTCCAAGCTCACGGCCGAGAGCGAGTTCACCGCCGAACTCAGCGACGACATCGCCGCTGCCATCACGGCCACCAGCAACACCCCGATCATCCCGTGCGGCAAGTACTCCAGGATGAAGATCGGCATCATGAAGTCCGGGCGGTCGACGGGCACTTTCGCGAGGAGCGCCGGGTCGCCCTGCATCACTACGCCCACCGCGAGCCCCACGAAGCAGTACAACACCACCAGGGGGAAGCGCAGCAGGCTGTTCATCAGGAGCACGCGGCGCGTGTCGCCGAGGCTGCGTGCCGAGAGCAGGCGCTGCGCTTCGGTCTGATCGCAGCCGTAGTAGGACGCGTACAGCACGATGCCGCCGAAGAGCATGGGCCAGAAGCCGAACTGGTCGCCGTCGAAGCCGAGGGCGTCGAAGTCCGCCGTCACCAGACGCGATGGCTCCACCTGGGCCCAAAAGGATGCGAGGCCCGTGTCGCCGAGAGCGAGGAGTGCGTAGATGCCCACGGCGCCGAGGCCGATCACGATCAACCCCATCTGCAAGGCGTCGCCGTAGACTACTGCGCGCATGCCGCCGCTCGCCGAGTAGACCATGGTGATCACGCCCACGGCGAGAATGGACTGCCACTGGGGCATGCCCAGCACGGCCTGCAGGATGATGCTCATGGCGTACACCATGATGCCAGTGGAGAAGGCACGCACGATCTGGAAAGCGACGCTGATCATGACGCGGGTGGAGCGCGCGAAGCGCTTCTCCAGGTAGTCGTAGATGCTCACCACGCCCGAGTGGTAGAGCGCCGGTGCGATCACGAACATGATCAGCAGCATCGCGATCGGCAAACCAAGTTCATAGGTAAGCCACCTGAGACCGCCGCCCTCGCGCAGGCCGACGAAGGCGGGCGCGGAGATGAAGCTGATGGCCGAGAGCTGGGTGGCCATGGTGGAGAGGGTGAGGGGGAACCAGCCGATGCGCCGACCGCCGAGGTAGTAGTCCGCCTCGGCCTTCTGCTCGCGCAGGCGGTAGCCGAGGAAGAGCAAGCCGCTCAGGTAGGCGATCACTACGAAGTGGTCGAGGGCGTTCACCGGGCGTCGGCTCCGTTCATCATGTCAGGCGGGTCGTTCGCCTGCGGCGCCTAGAAGTTCGCGCTCAGGAACGCCTGGACCGCATCCCAGTACTCCTGGCTTGTCTCGCCGACGGGAAGGAGGGTGGAGGAGCCGTGCTTGCCTGGGCCCGTTGGGGCAAAAGCGGTCAGGCGGTCTGCATCGATCGCCTCGCTGATGCTGGCCCAACTTCCGAGTTCGCCCTTGGCCGAGGTGATGAAGGTGGGAACGGCTAGTCCGCGGGCTGATTTGGCTACGGCGAGCTTGCCTTGGAAGTACTCGCCTGGGGAGAAGGCCAATACGCCGTCCGCCCAGTTTGGGTCGTGTCCGGCGAGTGCCAACACCAGGGAGGCTGAATAGGAGGAACCCCACACCACCACCTTGGTCGCCCCCAACGAGTCCTTCGCGTAGGCGACAGCGGCCAGCAGGTCTGCCCGTGCGTCGAGGTACTCGGTGTCCTTGCCCGCGCGCTTGGCGGCCCTCGCCGTGTCGTTGCGCACGCCGTTACGCGCTCGGCCCGAGCGCTGATCGATCGCCATGGCCGTGTATCCCCAGCCGTTCAGCTGTGGGGCGATATCCTGGTACTCGCCGCGACTCGAGCCGGCCTGGTGAAACAACACCAGCACCGTTTGCTTGGCGTCTTCGGCGGGGTAGAGATCTGCCGTGATTTCCAAACCGTCTTCGGCGGCGAAGCGAATGGTCTGTTGGGCTAACGCCAAGGGCGCGAAGAGCACCAGCGCCAGGAAGGATACGGTCTTCATTTCAGGCTCCGTTGAGAGGTGACGATTGCCATGTCACCGGCAGAGTCTAAGCGCCAACGGCACCCTGTGTGCACGAGATCGATTTACGCCGCCTCGGCGGCTGGCTCACTACCGTCGGGAGCAACGTCAATGCGCTTCATACCACCCACCCACTTAAGCGTTTGGCTGTCCGCCGCGATCATCCTCCTCACCACGGGCGCCGTGGTGGCTGAGGAAGGCCAAGACTTCACCCTGGTGGGTCGATGGGACGTGTCGCTCCACTACTCACCTGACAAACCCCCGAGCAAGACCGAACTGGTGGTGACGGCGATGGTCGACGGCAAGCTGGAGGGCAGCTTCTACGGCAGTCCCTTCAGCGAAAGCGGTTACACCGTGCATCGAGGCACGTTGCTCTTCACCGCCGTCACGGCCGATGGCACCGGCCCCTACCTGCACTCGGCCCGGCAGGTAGGCGAGTGCCTCGAGGGGCAGACCCTGTCGACGGGTCGAGGATTCCTCATGGCGTGGACCGCTTGTCGCTCCTAGTCCCGGGGCTCAGGTGGTCGCCCGACGTTGCGAGCACTTTCCACACGTGCTCACGAAGTGTTCCTATTCCCTTCCCGTGGATGATCCGAACTTCCAGAAATCCATGCCGCCGGGCTTCGCGGATGTACTCGGGCACGAGGGATGAGATCTCCCGGGGTTGGAACGTATGAAGATCCAGTTCGCTGGTGATGGGCAC
This genomic window contains:
- a CDS encoding metalloregulator ArsR/SmtB family transcription factor, with product MLKPQQFFSCLAEQVRLASMLLAHTHGELCVCELVVALDENQSKVSRHLAQLRNCGLLLDRRQGQWVFYQLHPQLPDWSLRILDEAAQAEATSLKAITKRLRAMNNRPQRIAADA
- a CDS encoding alpha/beta fold hydrolase yields the protein MNALDHFVVIAYLSGLLFLGYRLREQKAEADYYLGGRRIGWFPLTLSTMATQLSAISFISAPAFVGLREGGGLRWLTYELGLPIAMLLIMFVIAPALYHSGVVSIYDYLEKRFARSTRVMISVAFQIVRAFSTGIMVYAMSIILQAVLGMPQWQSILAVGVITMVYSASGGMRAVVYGDALQMGLIVIGLGAVGIYALLALGDTGLASFWAQVEPSRLVTADFDALGFDGDQFGFWPMLFGGIVLYASYYGCDQTEAQRLLSARSLGDTRRVLLMNSLLRFPLVVLYCFVGLAVGVVMQGDPALLAKVPVDRPDFMMPIFILEYLPHGMIGVLLVAVMAAAMSSLSSAVNSLSAVSLEDLNTLGIQPRDEGHTVRWARIISVVWGLLILALSLFAGAIAPTVIEAINKVGSALFGPVLAVFLLAILRRQRSPIGANVGLLVGVGVNLYLWRGHPEIFWMWWNVIGFVVTLTVASSIRALTSPAFLNTERAVGSLYRPPVVWRAYAAALIGWFALIVAFIVVVVPRLQGALPEPTAGDVGQDTYTEEAVAFTAGVDRLAGVLLRPLNKSTPAVAVMVTGRGNGERGEMLHWGELLASHGVAALVFDSRGTGDSTLRAPTFTSQERFEDVDGALDFLSTMGDLGCAGLFANSAGGWVAPTVAARRDDVAFLVTLVAPAESLDDQQGHVTVAFMEQADEGYSAAEFSEAFAYQKQTVVLAQSDAPWSAFEAINGLARQARWAEHALIPESLDDADLDYFRRRPDFGIPPWPALDIPALAIFGALDPIVPPKVNVPLLRAATRSQADVTIVTIPGVDHSLGAPGDEAGAVHQQVLTTLVDWFEARFTGAGGRCDA
- a CDS encoding alpha/beta hydrolase; its protein translation is MKTVSFLALVLFAPLALAQQTIRFAAEDGLEITADLYPAEDAKQTVLVLFHQAGSSRGEYQDIAPQLNGWGYTAMAIDQRSGRARNGVRNDTARAAKRAGKDTEYLDARADLLAAVAYAKDSLGATKVVVWGSSYSASLVLALAGHDPNWADGVLAFSPGEYFQGKLAVAKSARGLAVPTFITSAKGELGSWASISEAIDADRLTAFAPTGPGKHGSSTLLPVGETSQEYWDAVQAFLSANF
- a CDS encoding Smr/MutS family protein, yielding VPITSELDLHTFQPREISSLVPEYIREARRHGFLEVRIIHGKGIGTLREHVWKVLATSGDHLSPGTRSDKRSTP